The proteins below are encoded in one region of Halorhodospira halochloris:
- a CDS encoding SapC family protein: MTQKSSLKPLSSNRLRDTYWQRARGYFHAAENHLVPVTSRELPRAVGAFPLVITYQKSGPILQALLGVESGRSAFVDSRGRWRGGYVPAYLGAYPFYLVETAQDKHVVAVDEASAALQADAYIGQPLFTADDKPTPQLQKVIDFLGQVARNRALTDRACRSLDEAGILEPWPLELDIGNQPRRFSGLYRVSEKQLHGLEGAALQVLRDTGALASSKGIYYVRHPHRSRLYYKYRANPFWLNIESKPCHYA, translated from the coding sequence ATGACTCAAAAATCATCATTAAAGCCGTTATCATCAAACAGGCTCCGCGATACTTATTGGCAGCGGGCCCGAGGCTATTTCCACGCCGCAGAGAATCACCTCGTTCCTGTTACCAGTCGGGAATTGCCCCGTGCGGTAGGTGCTTTTCCTCTGGTGATCACTTATCAGAAATCAGGCCCGATTTTACAGGCTTTGCTAGGGGTGGAATCTGGCCGTTCAGCCTTTGTCGATTCGCGCGGACGTTGGCGGGGGGGTTATGTTCCTGCCTACCTGGGAGCCTATCCGTTCTACTTGGTAGAAACTGCGCAAGATAAGCACGTAGTGGCCGTGGATGAGGCATCCGCGGCATTACAGGCGGACGCCTATATCGGTCAGCCGCTGTTTACGGCAGATGATAAGCCTACACCGCAGTTGCAGAAGGTTATTGATTTTCTTGGCCAGGTAGCGCGCAACCGGGCGCTAACTGATAGGGCTTGTCGTAGTTTGGACGAGGCTGGAATTTTGGAGCCATGGCCTTTGGAACTTGACATCGGTAATCAGCCACGGCGGTTTAGCGGCTTGTATAGAGTCAGTGAGAAGCAATTGCATGGCCTCGAAGGCGCGGCTTTGCAGGTATTGCGTGACACTGGGGCGTTGGCATCATCTAAGGGGATCTATTATGTCCGACACCCCCACCGCAGTCGACTCTACTACAAATACAGAGCTAATCCGTTCTGGCTAAACATTGAGAGCAAGCCGTGCCATTATGCATGA